A section of the Deltaproteobacteria bacterium genome encodes:
- a CDS encoding VWA domain-containing protein, whose product MATLKAAAVRAASRGPNDRIRIIPSDLKQKVRERRAGYTILFVVDASSSMRGKGRMSHAKALLHAYLKESYLRRDRVGLVAFHHDRSRLALPLTPNMRRAEHVVEQLALGGKTPLAEGIALGLRALLQERYRNPETDTVMVLVSDGKPNLSLHGGDPLEEALMVAERVAQNRTALVFIDTEDDPLAFGYGPQVARAAGGVYRTMASLMKD is encoded by the coding sequence TTGGCCACGCTCAAAGCAGCCGCCGTCAGAGCGGCTTCACGAGGCCCGAACGACAGGATCCGAATCATTCCATCCGATCTGAAACAGAAAGTTCGGGAGCGGCGCGCCGGATACACGATTCTGTTCGTAGTGGATGCGAGTTCTTCCATGCGGGGAAAGGGACGCATGTCGCATGCGAAGGCGCTACTCCATGCCTACCTGAAAGAAAGCTATCTACGCCGTGACCGGGTGGGGTTGGTGGCTTTCCATCATGATCGGTCCCGCCTGGCGTTGCCTTTGACTCCGAACATGCGGCGCGCCGAGCATGTGGTGGAGCAGCTTGCTTTAGGCGGTAAGACGCCGTTGGCCGAGGGCATCGCTTTGGGGCTTCGGGCCTTGCTACAGGAGCGGTATCGCAATCCGGAAACGGACACCGTCATGGTGCTGGTTTCCGATGGCAAGCCCAACTTGAGTCTGCATGGAGGAGATCCCCTCGAAGAGGCGCTGATGGTGGCGGAGCGCGTGGCTCAGAACCGAACGGCCCTCGTGTTCATCGATACGGAGGATGACCCACTGGCTTTTGGTTACGGGCCTCAGGTGGCGCGGGCCGCCGGAGGGGTATACCGGACAATGGCGTCTCTGATGAAAGATTGA
- a CDS encoding ATP-binding protein — MTHPVYPFAAIVGQQKMKLALLLNVIYPEIGGVLIRGHRGTAKSTAVRGLVNVMPFIRVVSDCPFHCDPENPQRMCDRCLERFEAGEVLDWIERPSPLVNLPIGATEDRLLGSLDLERALSRGERRFEPGLLAEANRALFYVDEVNLLNDHLVDLLLDAAAMGVNFVEREGLSFSHPSRFVLIGTMNPEEGDLRPQLLDRFGLCVEVSGSKDAAERSAIARRRLRFESEPAKFAEQWAAEERKLSLDLAQATERLKHVTVPDEIWELAARFSLSFETEGHRSDITMVKAAMALSALNGTPEVTSKELVQAAELALPHRFKKHGLRHAELNVQKLETLAEAFEEEKASPETASGHEKKKLTLV; from the coding sequence ATGACTCATCCTGTATATCCGTTTGCCGCCATCGTAGGCCAGCAGAAAATGAAACTGGCCCTACTTCTGAACGTCATCTACCCCGAAATCGGGGGGGTGCTCATCCGGGGCCATCGGGGCACGGCCAAGTCCACCGCTGTCCGGGGTCTGGTGAATGTCATGCCGTTCATTCGGGTTGTCTCGGACTGCCCCTTTCACTGCGACCCTGAGAACCCGCAAAGGATGTGCGACCGGTGTCTCGAGAGGTTCGAGGCAGGGGAAGTGCTGGACTGGATTGAGCGTCCGAGCCCCCTGGTGAACCTGCCCATCGGGGCTACGGAAGACCGTCTGTTGGGTTCCCTGGATTTGGAAAGAGCCCTCAGCAGGGGAGAACGCCGATTTGAACCGGGCTTGCTGGCCGAGGCCAATCGCGCCCTATTCTACGTGGACGAGGTTAATCTGTTAAACGACCACTTGGTGGATCTCCTGTTGGATGCAGCGGCCATGGGGGTGAACTTCGTCGAACGAGAGGGGCTGTCATTCAGCCATCCCAGCCGATTCGTGCTCATCGGCACCATGAATCCCGAGGAGGGAGACCTCAGACCTCAGCTTCTGGACCGCTTCGGCCTCTGTGTCGAGGTTTCGGGAAGCAAGGACGCAGCTGAACGCTCGGCAATTGCACGACGGCGTCTGAGGTTCGAATCCGAGCCGGCGAAGTTTGCGGAACAGTGGGCCGCCGAGGAGCGGAAACTGTCTCTCGACCTCGCTCAGGCCACCGAGCGGTTGAAGCACGTTACCGTGCCCGATGAAATTTGGGAACTGGCGGCGCGCTTCTCGTTGAGCTTTGAAACCGAGGGCCACAGGAGCGATATCACCATGGTCAAGGCGGCTATGGCTCTGAGTGCTCTGAACGGGACTCCGGAGGTGACTTCAAAAGAGCTCGTGCAGGCTGCGGAACTGGCCTTACCCCATCGCTTCAAGAAGCATGGCTTGCGTCATGCGGAACTGAACGTACAGAAGCTGGAGACACTGGCTGAAGCATTCGAGGAAGAGAAAGCTTCACCGGAGACGGCGTCCGGGCACGAAAAAAAAAAGCTTACGCTCGTTTAG
- a CDS encoding DHH family phosphoesterase, with the protein MTDGNAAQVVENNIPRNGKSGVASKSGKTAASANDAPCSMMEQGFARSVSMKDRLKRLRALLNHEDRVAILITADPDAIASAMALKRLLWRKVKGAAIYNSHPVKRGDNLAMIRLLGVTLNPIKELEAAAFTKFALVDSQPSHNPDFGKMNFDIVIDHHPLTSGLKGAFLDIRPEYGATSTILTEYLKAARIRPSAQLATALFYGIKTDTLNFVRGGMQGDMLAFRYLFPLANKSIIQKIEHSEITKKSLTYYRKAMQNLRLWKHTAYAHLGRISNSDICVQLADFFLKLGESSWSIVSAVEGQKLIVIFRSIGYRRNAGKLAEKLLGKYGSAGGHKTMARAEVPLTALKPLIKDENEIGKFVYKLIRKHS; encoded by the coding sequence ATGACAGACGGAAACGCAGCGCAAGTTGTAGAAAACAACATTCCCCGGAATGGTAAATCCGGCGTCGCCTCAAAAAGTGGGAAAACCGCGGCTTCAGCGAACGATGCCCCCTGTTCGATGATGGAACAAGGGTTCGCCCGTTCGGTGTCCATGAAAGATCGCCTGAAACGCCTGCGGGCCCTCCTGAATCATGAGGACCGAGTGGCCATACTGATCACCGCCGACCCGGACGCTATCGCCAGCGCCATGGCGCTGAAGAGGCTACTTTGGAGAAAAGTGAAAGGCGCCGCCATTTACAACTCCCATCCGGTGAAAAGAGGGGACAATTTGGCCATGATCCGCCTGCTGGGTGTTACGCTGAACCCCATCAAAGAACTCGAAGCCGCCGCATTCACCAAGTTCGCCTTAGTGGATTCCCAGCCGTCTCACAATCCGGACTTTGGGAAGATGAATTTTGACATCGTTATTGATCATCACCCCCTCACGAGCGGGCTGAAAGGGGCCTTTCTGGATATACGGCCCGAGTACGGAGCAACCTCCACGATTCTGACGGAATACCTCAAGGCCGCCCGAATCCGGCCTTCTGCCCAACTGGCCACCGCCCTTTTTTACGGAATTAAAACCGACACGCTGAACTTTGTTCGTGGGGGCATGCAAGGCGATATGCTCGCTTTCCGCTACCTCTTTCCCCTGGCAAACAAGAGTATTATCCAGAAGATCGAACACTCTGAAATCACCAAGAAATCCCTGACGTATTATCGAAAGGCCATGCAGAACCTAAGGCTGTGGAAACATACGGCGTACGCGCATTTGGGAAGAATCTCGAACTCGGATATCTGCGTGCAGCTGGCGGATTTCTTCCTGAAACTCGGGGAAAGTTCCTGGAGCATCGTCAGCGCCGTTGAGGGACAGAAGCTCATCGTCATATTCCGAAGCATCGGATATCGTCGTAATGCCGGCAAGTTGGCCGAGAAACTGCTAGGCAAATACGGGTCCGCCGGCGGCCACAAAACCATGGCCCGGGCGGAAGTCCCCTTGACAGCGCTCAAGCCTCTTATCAAAGACGAAAATGAAATTGGGAAATTCGTCTACAAGTTAATTCGAAAGCACTCCTGA
- a CDS encoding RtcB family protein, whose amino-acid sequence MRVPGIIYASEEILPAIRSDESLQQVANVAQLPGIVKNSLAMPDIHSGYGFPIGGVAAFDLEGGVISPGGVGYDINCGCRLLATDLKRGDLKDRIEELVLALYQHVPTGVGSKGPLKLSASDEKKLLAEGAQWAVNKGFGISDHLIHTESHGRIEDADPDVISDRALKRGQQQLGTLGSGNHFLEVGLVEEVYDEETARMLGLERDQVTVLIHSGSRGLGHQVCSDFLVRLQEEAQKKKIALPDRQLVYAELGTATARDYQAAMACAANYAWANRQLLMYWTIEVFEQALGLSPREHGMRLVYDVCHNIAKIEEHAIDGKKRKVCVHRKGATRALPPGHPDLPPVFKKTGQPVLIPGDMGTASYVLVGAPGAMEHTFGSTCHGAGRLLSRAAAKKTAKGRAIVRELEDRGIFVRSAGRATLLEEIPEAYKDVDQVVDVVHNAGISRKVARLRPWGVIKG is encoded by the coding sequence ATGCGAGTTCCGGGTATCATCTATGCATCCGAAGAAATCCTCCCCGCCATTCGATCGGACGAAAGCCTGCAGCAGGTGGCCAATGTGGCTCAACTGCCGGGTATTGTGAAGAACTCTCTGGCCATGCCGGACATCCATTCGGGATACGGTTTCCCCATCGGGGGAGTAGCGGCGTTCGACCTTGAGGGAGGAGTAATTTCGCCCGGCGGCGTGGGATACGACATCAATTGCGGATGCCGTCTCTTGGCCACGGACCTCAAACGCGGGGACCTGAAAGATCGAATAGAGGAATTGGTGCTGGCCTTATATCAACACGTACCCACCGGAGTCGGCAGCAAAGGTCCTCTCAAACTCAGTGCATCGGACGAGAAGAAACTGCTGGCCGAGGGAGCCCAGTGGGCTGTAAACAAAGGGTTCGGGATTTCCGATCACTTGATACACACCGAAAGCCATGGCCGCATCGAGGATGCGGATCCCGACGTGATCAGCGATCGGGCACTCAAACGGGGACAGCAACAATTAGGCACACTGGGATCGGGCAACCATTTCCTCGAGGTAGGCTTGGTGGAAGAAGTGTACGACGAAGAAACGGCCCGGATGCTGGGGTTGGAACGGGATCAGGTGACCGTTCTGATCCATTCCGGATCCAGAGGGCTGGGGCATCAGGTATGCAGTGATTTCCTCGTTCGCTTGCAGGAAGAAGCCCAGAAAAAAAAGATCGCGCTTCCGGATCGCCAACTTGTCTACGCGGAGTTGGGAACCGCCACGGCTCGGGATTACCAGGCGGCCATGGCATGCGCGGCCAACTATGCCTGGGCTAACCGGCAGTTACTCATGTACTGGACGATCGAGGTATTCGAGCAGGCATTGGGGCTGTCCCCTCGAGAACACGGCATGCGGCTGGTCTACGATGTGTGTCACAACATCGCCAAGATCGAAGAACACGCTATCGACGGAAAAAAAAGAAAGGTTTGCGTGCATCGGAAAGGCGCCACACGCGCTTTACCGCCGGGGCATCCCGATCTGCCGCCGGTCTTCAAAAAGACGGGGCAACCCGTGCTCATACCGGGTGATATGGGCACGGCTTCCTATGTCCTGGTGGGGGCGCCGGGGGCCATGGAGCACACCTTCGGCTCGACATGTCATGGAGCCGGGAGACTCCTTTCCAGGGCCGCCGCCAAGAAAACCGCCAAAGGCAGAGCCATCGTACGGGAATTGGAAGACCGGGGCATTTTTGTCCGCTCCGCGGGCCGCGCCACCCTGCTCGAAGAAATACCCGAAGCGTACAAAGACGTCGACCAGGTGGTGGATGTGGTCCACAATGCGGGGATATCAAGAAAAGTTGCGCGATTGCGACCTTGGGGAGTCATCAAAGGATAA
- a CDS encoding NUDIX hydrolase, with product MEKRLRTLATISTRHFSAHLDQVLLRNGKLTERMRIQHPLAAAVVPFVDENHIVMVKQYRYAIGQETLEIPAGKLDPGETAENCARRELLEETGYKATDIRRIFEYYPAIGYSDEAIEIYEAHHLTKMTNVVDENEISRVEILSMDEVREQIAKENIRDGKTILALCILSGYFNGKPK from the coding sequence ATGGAAAAACGACTGCGAACGTTGGCCACGATTTCTACCAGACATTTCTCCGCTCATCTGGACCAGGTGCTCTTGCGGAACGGTAAGCTCACGGAACGAATGAGGATCCAACATCCCCTCGCCGCCGCTGTGGTGCCGTTTGTGGACGAGAACCACATCGTGATGGTAAAACAATACAGGTATGCCATCGGGCAGGAAACCCTCGAGATTCCCGCGGGCAAACTGGATCCGGGCGAAACGGCCGAAAACTGCGCCCGGAGAGAACTCCTGGAAGAAACCGGCTACAAGGCGACCGATATTAGGCGCATTTTCGAATACTATCCGGCCATCGGATACTCGGATGAAGCCATCGAGATTTACGAAGCGCATCATTTGACCAAGATGACAAACGTCGTGGACGAGAATGAGATATCGAGGGTGGAAATACTTTCCATGGATGAGGTCCGGGAGCAGATAGCCAAGGAGAACATCCGGGACGGCAAGACCATTCTCGCCCTGTGCATCCTGTCCGGTTATTTTAACGGAAAGCCCAAGTAG
- a CDS encoding TVP38/TMEM64 family protein produces MAQTNSVASDDRKVISWKVWLFWGLLVLLLGLLGWLVYLYRPQVQAYMDLVLKKPKDVKEYVLSWGPWAPFVFTSLQALQVVFAPVPGEATGFLGGFIFGFLPGFLYSSVGLTVGSLINLGIGRYVGRGLVERVLPASVLARFDHLLRAKAVFVIFILFLIPGFPKDYLCLVLGMSRLPLRLLLIVAAVGRIPGTLILSLQGASLEAGRYLQIIIVSALALAFLGPAYLLRDRIYQWSERWEKSHSSK; encoded by the coding sequence ATGGCTCAGACGAACAGCGTTGCGTCAGACGATCGGAAAGTAATCTCCTGGAAAGTGTGGCTCTTTTGGGGACTGCTCGTATTGCTGTTGGGCCTCCTGGGCTGGCTGGTTTACCTGTACAGGCCTCAAGTTCAAGCCTACATGGACCTGGTGCTGAAGAAACCCAAGGACGTCAAGGAGTACGTGCTTTCCTGGGGCCCCTGGGCGCCGTTCGTATTTACTTCTCTTCAGGCTCTCCAAGTGGTTTTCGCTCCCGTTCCCGGAGAAGCCACGGGCTTCCTCGGCGGATTCATTTTCGGCTTTCTTCCGGGTTTTCTGTACTCTTCTGTCGGCTTGACGGTGGGATCGTTGATCAATCTCGGCATTGGACGGTATGTCGGCCGGGGGCTGGTGGAGCGAGTTCTACCTGCTTCCGTTCTGGCGCGTTTTGACCATCTACTGCGGGCCAAAGCGGTTTTTGTTATTTTTATTCTTTTCCTAATTCCCGGTTTTCCAAAGGATTACCTTTGTCTGGTTCTCGGAATGAGTCGATTGCCGCTCCGCCTGCTTCTGATCGTGGCGGCCGTGGGGCGTATTCCGGGCACGTTGATCCTTTCACTTCAGGGCGCGAGCCTGGAGGCCGGGCGCTATCTGCAGATTATCATTGTAAGCGCACTGGCCCTGGCTTTCCTGGGTCCGGCCTACCTCCTCAGAGATCGAATCTACCAGTGGTCGGAGCGTTGGGAGAAATCTCATTCTTCCAAGTAG